From a region of the Deltaproteobacteria bacterium genome:
- a CDS encoding helix-turn-helix domain-containing protein produces MVGMNEVTKEVTKIDLSPATRVDLERVIHSGPSNLVRRVRIILARAEGESLGAIARAVGMHRDSVRRWVVRFHKRGMEGLKHGNAGKPKNVVFDAATRTEIVRRADLDPRALGEPYAMWSLYKLRDHLIRQGIVRTISVESLRLLLRPGAAVRQHWVQRPRGIGAVTPELRRELLATLRHADAPHAQRARALLELADGRTIGEVARNFHIGKNSLRRWVAHFRLGGAIGLAPTRSSAGRASPLRMGTAAGTRAVDVAATDASSFDPQRRDPMRRSG; encoded by the coding sequence ATGGTGGGTATGAACGAAGTAACGAAGGAAGTAACGAAGATCGATCTATCCCCGGCGACACGGGTCGACTTGGAGCGGGTTATCCACAGTGGCCCCTCCAACCTGGTGCGGCGCGTCCGGATCATCCTTGCCCGCGCCGAGGGCGAGTCGCTAGGGGCCATCGCGCGCGCGGTCGGGATGCACCGCGACAGTGTGCGGCGATGGGTGGTGCGGTTCCACAAGCGGGGGATGGAAGGCCTCAAGCACGGCAATGCCGGCAAGCCCAAGAACGTGGTGTTCGACGCGGCGACGCGCACCGAGATTGTCCGGCGGGCCGATCTAGATCCGCGGGCGCTCGGTGAACCGTACGCGATGTGGTCGCTCTACAAGTTGCGCGATCATCTCATCCGGCAGGGGATCGTCCGGACCATCAGCGTGGAATCGCTGCGGCTGCTGCTGCGGCCGGGCGCGGCGGTCCGTCAGCACTGGGTGCAAAGGCCGCGGGGGATTGGAGCCGTTACGCCCGAATTGCGGCGCGAATTGCTGGCGACGTTGCGTCACGCCGACGCGCCGCACGCGCAACGCGCGCGGGCACTGCTCGAACTCGCCGACGGGCGGACGATCGGTGAGGTTGCCCGCAACTTCCACATCGGCAAGAACAGCTTGCGGCGTTGGGTCGCGCACTTCCGACTCGGTGGTGCCATCGGGTTGGCTCCCACCCGATCGAGTGCGGGTCGCGCTAGTCCCCTCCGGATGGGTACCGCGGCGGGTACGCGCGCGGTTGACGTGGCCGCTACCGACGCGTCGAGCTTCGACCCACAACGGCGCGATCCGATGCGGCGCTCCGGATGA
- a CDS encoding response regulator transcription factor, which translates to MTDEPKVFVVDDDAAMRESLQWLIQSVGVAVETFATAEEFLDAYDPGRPGCLVLDVRMPGMGGLNLQQELNRREIGLPIRIVTGYAEVPMAVRALKAGAFDFIEKPFSDQLLLERVRQAITIDRETRHARAVRAEAALRVARLTPREREVMELVIVGYPNKIIADRLGLSPKTVEVHRSQVMRRLEVDSLAELVRLVILAQGSPAAV; encoded by the coding sequence ATGACAGATGAACCCAAAGTCTTTGTTGTCGACGACGATGCCGCGATGCGCGAGTCGCTGCAGTGGCTCATTCAATCGGTCGGTGTCGCGGTGGAGACCTTCGCCACCGCCGAAGAGTTTTTGGATGCATACGATCCGGGCCGTCCAGGCTGTCTGGTGCTTGACGTCCGCATGCCGGGCATGGGCGGGCTGAATCTGCAGCAGGAGTTGAATCGGCGCGAGATCGGGTTGCCGATTCGGATCGTCACCGGCTACGCCGAGGTGCCGATGGCGGTGCGGGCACTCAAAGCCGGCGCCTTCGACTTCATCGAAAAACCTTTCAGCGATCAGCTGCTGCTCGAACGCGTTCGGCAGGCGATCACGATCGATCGCGAAACCCGCCACGCGCGTGCGGTTCGCGCCGAAGCCGCACTGCGGGTGGCGCGCCTCACCCCGCGCGAGCGTGAGGTGATGGAGTTGGTGATCGTTGGCTACCCCAACAAGATTATCGCGGATCGGCTCGGTCTCAGTCCCAAGACCGTCGAAGTCCACCGCAGCCAAGTGATGCGGCGGCTTGAAGTCGATTCGCTCGCCGAGTTGGTTCGATTGGTGATCCTGGCGCAGGGGTCACCTGCGGCGGTGTGA
- a CDS encoding enoyl-ACP reductase yields the protein MALLDGKKAVILGVANDHSIAWAIAQAFAREGAELALTYAGEAIEKRVRPLAASLGVETVLPCDVTSDEQIGAAFDVLGTQWGGLDIVVHAVAFAQRDDLKGRFIETSRDGFRLALDVSAYSLVAIARAAEPLLARHHGSMLTLSYFGAEKVVAGYNVMGVAKAALEACVRYLAWDLGATGVRVNAISAGPIRTLSAAGIAGFRTMLHHHEERAPLHRNVSADEVARAALFLCSDLGVGVTGEVTHVDAGYNIVGM from the coding sequence ATGGCACTGCTCGACGGCAAGAAGGCGGTCATCCTCGGCGTCGCGAACGATCACAGCATCGCGTGGGCGATCGCGCAGGCGTTTGCGCGCGAGGGGGCGGAGTTGGCGCTGACCTATGCCGGCGAGGCGATCGAGAAGCGGGTGCGCCCGCTGGCCGCCTCGCTCGGGGTCGAGACGGTGTTGCCGTGCGATGTCACCAGCGATGAGCAGATCGGTGCGGCGTTCGATGTGCTCGGGACGCAGTGGGGCGGCCTCGACATCGTCGTGCACGCGGTCGCGTTCGCCCAGCGAGACGATTTGAAGGGACGCTTCATCGAAACCTCACGCGACGGTTTTCGCCTTGCGCTCGACGTCAGCGCCTACTCGTTGGTGGCGATTGCCCGCGCCGCCGAGCCACTGCTGGCGAGGCACCATGGCTCGATGCTCACGCTGAGTTACTTCGGCGCCGAGAAAGTCGTCGCTGGCTACAACGTGATGGGCGTCGCCAAAGCCGCGCTGGAAGCCTGCGTGCGCTACCTGGCGTGGGATCTCGGCGCGACCGGAGTGCGCGTGAACGCGATCTCTGCCGGACCCATTCGGACCCTGTCGGCCGCCGGTATCGCGGGGTTTCGGACGATGCTGCACCACCACGAGGAACGCGCGCCGCTACACCGCAACGTGTCGGCCGATGAGGTAGCGCGCGCAGCGTTATTCCTGTGCAGCGACCTCGGTGTGGGGGTAACCGGTGAAGTGACGCATGTTGACGCCGGCTACAATATCGTCGGCATGTAG
- a CDS encoding PAS domain S-box protein, with protein sequence MSQDHASLERRSRATPTRVRQYGVVAIATALGLGSKLLLAPLVTPDSFVTIFAAVLVSAAYGGLGPGLLATALSMLVDAYCFRSLSDPQTLARIILFLATGSLVSWGAETVRAAYQRLEEAERRYRRLFDSDLLGILFWHADGRITDANERFLDTIGYTRTELNDGSLRWPNITPPEYAHLDARGLAEVHASGGARPYEKEFVRPDGHRVPVIVGGRSFNEGGDEGVAFVLDITALKRTEDALRRSEARFRRLFDANTVGVLFWDADGGIPEANDAFLQMVGYTRDDLAAGRVRWKGMTPPEYAHLDVRGLEQIAATGVCDTFEKEYIHKDGHRVPIATSGASLDASGRTGVSFVFDLSERKRIEEALAAANQQLELRVAERTTALESANQQLQGELQERTRAQDFLRAERDFVAGILDTIDAFVVVCDLEGRIIRRSLACDAADGRTFEQVQGRHIQETAETDEEARLSRALFETIVQSETPTQFESDVTRNGRRFAVAWSSCVLRDAGIVVSAGIDITQRKLAEESLRTSEARFQRAFDGASIGMALVTLDGRALQINRALCDMLGYSEEELLPKLVRDLMHPDDFESAQADLQRLLTGEVASYQAERRYFHKSGEVVWTQMSVSLVRDRDGEPLHTVSQLQDITARKHAESALAESRERYRQVSELTSDYAYAFRIEPDGRVVFEWFTGAFSRITGFSAEEIRGVRGIDELIHPDDRGIVLARVSRLQAGEPDVSEFRMRTKAGDFRWLRDYARPERDERSGGLRIVGAAQDITDRKLAEAAQRASEERFQSAFLHAPVGMVVSDLGERPLQVNRALCEMLGYSEAELLAQPIRSTTHPADLVAAAEQLQQLRAGTIHAYQGERRYIHRLGHEVWAAISVSLVRDASGQPLHIVALLQNITERKRIDQALRQSEERFSNAFEHAPIGMAMVGLDGRSIRINRAMCQMLGYSEDELIRLPVWEVTHPEDMLDTIEHLRRLVEGKIDSWQLERRYFHQRGHTVWGWSTSSLVRAPDGTPLYVISQVQDITERRRAEEARRESEERFALAVAGANDGLWDWNLETNETYRSPRWAAVMGFQPAEVSEVGTGWDDVAARLHPEDRQQVSAAVNAHLAGLSPVLECEYRLRHQDGSYRWVLSRGVAIRDANGKPYRMAGSLTDVTARKRSEEDARQRQAELAHALRVSTLGEMAAGLAHELNQPLSAIVSYARGCVRRLQTGSVELGDLVYVIEQVATQALRAGEVLQRHRQFLRSGPPQREWVQLNTLVRAGVGFAHTGVREHATRVRLDLADLLPRVQVDSVQIEQVVVNLVRNALDAMQGNGGGEIWVRTALGPNGIEVAVQDAGCGMTAGLCERVFDAFFTTKPNGLGMGLSISRSIIEAHGGRLWAMVNPDQGTTFRFVLPAPSLQVQSCEAAETSADDR encoded by the coding sequence GTGTCACAGGACCACGCTAGTCTGGAGCGACGCAGTCGAGCCACCCCCACGCGGGTGCGGCAGTACGGCGTTGTCGCAATCGCCACCGCGCTCGGGCTTGGGTCGAAGCTGCTGCTCGCGCCGCTGGTGACCCCGGACTCCTTTGTCACCATCTTTGCGGCGGTGCTGGTCAGCGCGGCCTATGGCGGACTGGGGCCGGGGCTGCTGGCCACTGCGCTGTCGATGCTGGTGGACGCCTACTGCTTCCGGTCGCTGTCGGACCCGCAAACTCTCGCTCGCATCATTCTCTTCCTCGCAACCGGCTCACTGGTGAGTTGGGGAGCCGAGACTGTGCGGGCGGCCTACCAACGTCTTGAAGAAGCAGAGCGGCGCTATCGCCGCCTCTTCGATTCCGACCTACTCGGCATCCTCTTTTGGCACGCCGATGGGCGCATAACGGATGCCAACGAGCGGTTTCTCGATACGATCGGCTACACGCGTACCGAGCTGAACGACGGATCCCTGCGTTGGCCGAACATCACACCACCGGAGTACGCGCATCTGGATGCGCGCGGGCTCGCCGAGGTCCACGCCAGCGGCGGTGCCAGGCCATACGAGAAGGAATTTGTTCGCCCGGATGGCCATCGTGTACCTGTCATTGTCGGCGGCCGGTCATTCAACGAAGGCGGAGACGAAGGCGTTGCCTTCGTACTCGATATCACCGCACTGAAGCGCACCGAAGATGCGTTGCGGCGCAGCGAGGCGCGCTTCCGTCGCTTGTTCGATGCGAACACTGTCGGGGTTCTCTTCTGGGACGCCGACGGCGGGATTCCCGAGGCCAACGACGCGTTCCTGCAGATGGTCGGCTACACGCGCGACGACTTGGCGGCAGGCCGCGTGCGCTGGAAGGGCATGACCCCGCCGGAATACGCGCACCTCGACGTGCGCGGTCTGGAGCAGATCGCGGCGACGGGTGTGTGCGACACGTTCGAGAAGGAATACATTCACAAGGACGGCCACCGCGTCCCAATCGCGACCAGCGGCGCCTCGCTTGACGCCAGCGGTCGCACGGGCGTGTCGTTCGTCTTCGATCTGAGCGAACGCAAGCGCATTGAGGAGGCGTTGGCCGCGGCCAATCAGCAGCTCGAGTTGCGCGTTGCCGAGCGAACCACAGCGCTGGAATCCGCGAACCAGCAACTGCAAGGCGAGCTGCAGGAGCGCACCCGTGCCCAAGATTTCCTGCGCGCCGAGCGCGACTTTGTGGCGGGGATTCTCGACACCATCGACGCGTTCGTGGTCGTCTGCGATCTCGAGGGGCGCATCATCCGCCGCAGCTTGGCCTGCGATGCGGCGGACGGTCGCACCTTCGAGCAAGTGCAAGGAAGACACATTCAGGAAACGGCGGAGACCGACGAGGAGGCGCGGCTGTCGCGCGCGCTGTTCGAGACGATTGTGCAGAGTGAGACGCCGACGCAATTCGAGTCCGACGTGACCCGCAACGGCCGTCGCTTTGCGGTCGCCTGGTCCAGTTGTGTGTTGCGCGATGCCGGGATCGTGGTCAGTGCGGGCATCGACATCACCCAGCGCAAACTCGCGGAGGAGTCGCTCCGCACGAGCGAGGCTCGTTTCCAACGGGCTTTCGATGGCGCTTCGATCGGCATGGCGCTGGTCACGCTGGATGGACGGGCCCTCCAGATCAATCGTGCCCTGTGCGACATGCTCGGGTACAGCGAAGAGGAACTCCTGCCCAAGCTCGTGCGTGACCTGATGCATCCCGATGACTTCGAATCGGCGCAGGCTGATCTGCAGCGACTGTTGACGGGTGAAGTGGCTAGCTACCAAGCCGAGCGCCGCTACTTCCATAAGTCAGGCGAAGTTGTCTGGACGCAGATGAGCGTCTCGTTGGTGCGCGACCGTGACGGCGAACCGCTCCACACCGTATCGCAGTTGCAAGACATTACCGCCCGCAAGCACGCCGAATCGGCGCTCGCGGAAAGCAGGGAACGCTACCGTCAAGTTTCGGAGCTGACTTCCGACTACGCGTACGCGTTCCGCATCGAGCCGGACGGTCGAGTAGTCTTCGAGTGGTTCACGGGGGCGTTCTCGCGCATTACCGGATTTAGCGCGGAGGAAATCCGAGGCGTGCGTGGCATTGATGAACTGATCCATCCCGATGATCGGGGCATTGTGCTCGCTCGTGTGTCGCGGCTGCAAGCAGGGGAGCCAGATGTCAGCGAGTTCCGGATGCGGACGAAAGCGGGCGACTTCCGCTGGCTGCGCGACTACGCCCGGCCCGAGCGGGACGAGCGGAGTGGCGGACTGCGCATCGTCGGGGCCGCCCAAGACATCACCGACCGCAAACTCGCTGAGGCGGCGCAGCGAGCGAGCGAAGAGCGCTTTCAAAGTGCCTTCCTGCACGCCCCGGTTGGTATGGTGGTCTCTGATCTCGGTGAACGCCCCCTGCAAGTCAATCGCGCGTTGTGCGAGATGCTGGGCTATTCGGAGGCCGAACTCCTGGCCCAGCCCATTCGATCCACTACGCATCCCGCTGACTTGGTCGCCGCGGCCGAGCAGTTGCAGCAGTTGCGGGCCGGAACGATTCACGCGTACCAGGGCGAACGGCGGTACATCCATCGGCTCGGGCACGAGGTGTGGGCGGCGATCAGCGTGTCCTTGGTTCGCGACGCGAGTGGCCAGCCATTGCATATCGTCGCCCTGCTCCAAAATATCACCGAGCGTAAACGTATCGACCAAGCGCTCCGCCAGAGTGAAGAACGGTTCTCGAACGCGTTCGAGCATGCACCCATCGGCATGGCCATGGTTGGCCTCGATGGCCGATCCATTCGGATCAATCGCGCGATGTGTCAGATGCTCGGATACAGCGAGGATGAGCTCATCCGCCTCCCGGTGTGGGAGGTCACGCATCCTGAGGACATGCTCGACACTATCGAGCATCTGCGCCGGCTGGTTGAGGGGAAAATCGATTCCTGGCAGCTCGAACGGCGATATTTTCACCAACGCGGTCACACGGTCTGGGGATGGTCGACGAGTTCGCTGGTGCGTGCGCCAGACGGTACCCCCCTCTACGTTATTTCGCAGGTCCAGGACATCACTGAGCGCCGCCGCGCCGAGGAAGCCCGCCGCGAGAGCGAGGAGCGCTTCGCGCTCGCCGTCGCCGGTGCCAACGATGGGTTGTGGGATTGGAATCTCGAGACCAACGAAACGTACCGGTCACCGCGATGGGCGGCCGTTATGGGCTTTCAGCCAGCTGAGGTCAGTGAAGTCGGTACTGGTTGGGACGACGTGGCGGCGCGACTGCATCCTGAGGATCGACAACAAGTTTCCGCCGCGGTCAACGCGCATCTGGCCGGGCTGTCTCCGGTGCTGGAATGCGAGTACCGCCTTCGTCACCAGGATGGGAGCTACCGCTGGGTGCTATCGCGCGGAGTCGCGATCCGCGACGCCAACGGCAAGCCGTATCGCATGGCGGGCTCGCTCACGGATGTCACGGCCCGCAAACGGTCGGAGGAGGACGCGCGCCAGCGCCAGGCCGAGTTGGCGCACGCGTTGCGCGTGAGCACACTCGGTGAGATGGCGGCCGGCTTGGCGCACGAACTCAATCAACCGCTGTCCGCCATTGTCAGCTACGCGCGCGGCTGCGTCCGCCGGCTGCAGACGGGCTCGGTGGAATTGGGAGACCTCGTGTACGTCATCGAACAAGTGGCGACCCAGGCGCTGCGGGCCGGGGAAGTTCTGCAGCGGCATCGGCAGTTCTTGCGCAGCGGCCCGCCGCAGCGCGAGTGGGTGCAATTGAACACGCTGGTGCGCGCTGGCGTTGGTTTTGCGCACACCGGCGTCCGAGAACACGCAACCCGGGTACGGCTCGATCTCGCTGATCTGCTTCCCCGTGTGCAGGTCGATAGTGTACAAATCGAACAAGTGGTCGTGAATTTGGTGCGCAACGCGCTCGACGCGATGCAAGGCAATGGCGGAGGTGAAATCTGGGTGCGCACGGCGCTGGGGCCGAATGGGATCGAGGTGGCCGTTCAGGACGCCGGTTGTGGCATGACGGCGGGCCTGTGCGAACGCGTCTTCGACGCCTTCTTTACCACCAAGCCCAATGGTTTGGGTATGGGGTTGTCGATCAGCCGCTCGATCATCGAGGCGCACGGTGGCCGCTTGTGGGCGATGGTCAACCCTGACCAGGGAACGACGTTTCGCTTCGTGCTGCCAGCGCCGTCTCTGCAAGTTCAATCCTGCGAGGCAGCGGAAACTTCGGCCGATGACAGATGA